From Penicillium psychrofluorescens genome assembly, chromosome: 6, one genomic window encodes:
- a CDS encoding uncharacterized protein (ID:PFLUO_008511-T1.cds;~source:funannotate), translating into MSILSSLGLAICIGAMGSLVAAGPCDIYASGGTACVAAHSTTRALYDSYSGPLYQVSRASDGTTADIAPLSAGSVANAAAQDSFCEGTSCSITIIYDQSGNANHLTQAPGGGAAPGPDNLADATGAPVTLNGQKAYGVQIQPGMGYRCDTAVGTATGDEAEGLYAVLDGTDYNGACCFDYGNAETNNDDNGDAHMEAIYFGLGTGYGTGTGSGPWILADLENGLSAGDDFDVTSTNPSISWRFVTAIVKGEPNQWSIRGGNAASGSLGTYWSGAYPTGYSPMMKEGAIILGIGGDNSNGAQGTFYEGVMTSGYPSDDTENSVQANIVAAEYATGS; encoded by the coding sequence ATGTCTATTCTTTCCTCTTTAGGGCTTGCTATATGCATTGGTGCCATGGGCTCTCTGGTCGCAGCTGGCCCTTGTGACATCTACGCCTCTGGTGGTACAGCTTGCGTTGCAGCCCACAGTACCACTCGTGCTCTATATGATTCTTATAGTGGCCCACTCTACCAAGTCTCGCGGGCTTCTGACGGCACCACAGCTGATATTGCACCTTTGTCTGCCGGCTCAGTGGCCAATGCTGCTGCTCAGGACAGCTTCTGTGAAGGCACCAGCTGCAGCATTACCATCATTTATGACCAGTCCGGCAATGCCAATCACCTCACTCAAGCtcctggaggaggtgcagcACCTGGCCCAGACAACCTAGCTGATGCAACTGGAGCTCCTGTCACGCTCAACGGACAAAAGGCGTACGGTGTCCAGATCCAGCCGGGCATGGGATACCGCTGTGATACCGCTGTAGGCACAGCCACTGGtgatgaagcagaaggctTGTATGCTGTTCTTGATGGAACAGATTACAACGGTGCATGCTGCTTCGACTACGGCAATGCAGAGACAAACAATGACGACAATGGTGACGCCCATATGGAGGCTATCTATTTTGGACTTGGTACTGGATATGGCACTGGCACTGGAAGTGGTCCCTGGATCTTGGCTGACCTTGAAAATGGTCTATCTGCCGGAGACGATTTCGATGTGACATCAACAAACCCGTCAATCTCCTGGCGTTTTGTCACGGCTATAGTCAAAGGGGAGCCAAACCAATGGTCAATCCGTGGTGGCAATGCTGCCTCTGGTTCACTTGGAACGTACTGGAGCGGAGCCTACCCGACTGGGTACAgcccgatgatgaaggaagGTGCCATTATTCTGGGTATTGGTGGTGACAACAGCAATGGCGCCCAGGGCACATTTTATGAAGGTGTTATGACTTCAGGCTATCCATCGGATGATACCGAGAATTCGGTACAGGCCAACATTGTAGCCGCTGAATACGCTACCGGCTCCTAA
- a CDS encoding uncharacterized protein (ID:PFLUO_008512-T1.cds;~source:funannotate), producing MPIRLDLITLSALLLQVVPLVVAHPAPGSRPSGFVWPSNWAGNGDWGVSNGSPDSNGGSGNGWDGKGCGGHGGQWSGGGGPAPTVTVTSHCPSQPTQTITLTIDDDGVGAATITETVTSTITSETGPVTTEIITETDTIISTITDCIDTTTDLTTVTADASTSTITEPGPTVTSTETTTTGGETVTEPGVTETNTVTEIVTDTTTWTEYQTITDTVTSTETDTLIETTTVTTTTTATDPSCTSSPSGTLDYGTCSDPTIRWEYGLDGRNHYAFTTNNQVDFPFGSDTSIGSVAGLICNRLRSPCNAPQSTLDLCYQAQAAVSGLQGEEAARVWNDIITGNSP from the exons ATGCCCATCCGCTTGGATTTAATTACTCTCTCGGCCCTGCTGTTGCAGGTGGTGCCTCTCGTCGTGGCTCACCCTGCTCCCGGTAGTCGACCTAGCGGCTTCGTCTGGCCGAGTAACTGGGCAGGTAACGGCGATTGGGGTGTCAGCAACGGCAGTCCTGATAGCAATGGTGGTAGTGGTAACGGCTGGGATGGCAAGGGCTGCGGCGGTCACGGTGGTCAGTggtctggtggtggtggtcctGCTCCCACGGTGACTGTGACTTCACACTG CCCTTCGCAACCCACACAAACTATCACTCTGACtattgacgatgatggtgtCGGCGCGGCCACTATTACAGAGACGGTTACCTCCACCATCACGAGTGAAACTGGTCCAGTCACGACAGAGATCATCACGGAAACCGATACTATCATCTCCACGATCACTGACTGCATAGACACAACTACGGACCTAACCACCGTCACCGCAGACGCATCAACATCTACTATCACCGAACCCGGGCCGACAGTAACCAGCACCGAGACCACGACAACCGGCGGCGAGACCGTGACCGAGCCCGGCGTTACTGAAACCAACACAGTCACCGAAATCGTGACTGACACTACTACCTGGACAGAGTATCAAACGATCACAGATACCGTCACCAGCACTGAGACGGACACGTTAATCGAAACAACCACAGtcacaaccacaacaacgGCCACCGACCCATCCTGTACTAGTAGCCCTAGCGGCACACTAGACTATGGCACCTGCTCCGACCCGACAATCCGGTGGGAGTATGGTCTGGACGGACGCAACCACTACGCATTcacaacaaacaaccaaGTCGACTTTCCCTTCGGCAGTGACACATCCATCGGGTCGGTTGCGGGCCTGATCTGCAACCGTCTACGCAGCCCGTGCAATGCACCCCAATCGACCCTTGATCTGTGCTACCAGGCCCAGGCTGCCGTCTCCGGTCTTCAGGGCGAGGAGGCTGCGCGCGTTTGGAACGATATCATTACTGGCAATAGTCCTTAA